The Kaistella daneshvariae genomic sequence ATCGGGATAAATCCATTCTTTTCCGTTAAAATGGTAATAACCTAAGTTCCGGTAAATGGGTTCGTTATAACTTTCGCGGCCACCGCTGGAAATAACGATTTGGTCACCTTGTAAATCAATTTTGTACGACGTGTTACTGTAGGGACCGTTGGGTTTTAGATGTTCACCGGCTTCGGTTAAAATACCGGAAAACTGTGTTCCTGCGAAGATTTTAGCCTGTGAAAAATAAGCGGTATTGAGCTGTTCTTTTGCATCAAAGGATTTAACCAAAGTTCCGGACAAACTGTAAATCAAAACTTTCGTTTGGTCGGTTACGATGATGTTTTGATCCGTAACTTTCATGTCGCGGATGTCATTAAAACTTCCCGCTAAAGGTGAAAACGAATTTCCATTTCCGAAAAAAACCCTGTTTTTGGAGCTAAAAACTGTGGTGTTTCCACTTGAAATTTGCGTGAAATCTCCGCTTGAAACCATTGTCCATTCGCGGTAAATGGGAAAAGTGACATCGATGGCGTGCTTTTTTAAACCGGTTGGAGTCACCGCAAAAACCATATTTTCTTTAATGACGGCTTCGCGCGCAGGTTCGTAAACACCGACTGAATTGGTAAAAAATGCCGTGTCGCCAAATTCTTTTCTATCCAGCCGGAAAATGGAAACGCCATATCCAACAGAAATCACCGCCAGGTTTCCCGAAATGGAAATGTGATTGATTTTTTTATCACCCGAATAACCCGTGGCAATTGGAATGTCCACCACATACGTAATTCCATCGGGTGAAATGACATCCAAAGAACCGTTTTCGTATCCGACTAAACCGGTTTTGGTTTCGGCGTTATAATCAAAAGCGGAAATTTTCACTTCGTGAAGGCCGTTTGCTTTTGATAACTTAGAAATTTCGCCCGTTGCAGGCGTATAAAAAAATAGTCCGTTTTTGGTAGCGGCAATTAATTTTCCGGCATCTTCACGAATGACCAAAACATTGTTGTAGGAAAATAAATCGCTCCACTTGCCCGAAGAAATTTTCTGAGCCGGAACATGTAAAATCCAAAAAAACAGCAAAAACAGGAGGAATTTTTTCATGTTCAGACCACTATCTTGTCATCAATAATCTGATTTTGCCACGAAATATTTTTTACGGCTTTATTTTTATCAAAATAAAAATCGATTTTTCCTAAAAGCAAACCAGCCCAACCCACCTGGTTTACAAGCACGTTTTTTCCTTTTCGGTTTTGAAAAGCCTGTGGTTCGGGCAAAAAAGTGTGCGTGTGGCCGCCTAAAATCAAATCAATTCCATCGGTATTTGCCGCAAGAACCTGGTCCGAAACCTTGGGGCTGTCTTTGTACTCGTAACCGAGATGCGAAAGGCAAATCACCAAATCGCATTTTTTTTCGTTCCGTAAAAATTCAGAATACTGCTGCGCGATTTCAATCGGATTTAAATAAACCGTTTCGCCGTAATCTTTTTTACCGACAAGACCTGCAAGTTCGATTCCGACACCAAAAACTCCGACCTTAATACCGTTTTTATTGAAAATTTTATACTTCTCGGTTTCACCGTCTAAAATGGTATTCGAAAAATCGTAATTCGAACAGATGAAAGGGAATTTCGCCACCGGGCGCACTTTTTTAAAGCCTGCCAAACCGTTGTCAAAATCGTGATTTCCCATCGTGGACGCGTCGTAGCCCATCATCGACATTAATTTAAATTCCAGTTCACCACCAAAAAAGTTGAAGTAAGGAGTGCCCTGAAAAGTATCGCCGGAATCCAGCAAAAGCACGTTGCTTTCTTCGCTCCGGATTTTCTGGATTAATGCTGCACGGCGCGCAAAACCTCCCTGATTTGGGTTTCGCGTATAGGAAGAATCAAAAGGTTCAATTCTGCTGTGCTGATCGTTGGTATGCAAAATCGTCAGCTGATATTCTGACGCAGATTTTAATATATCGAAATTTTCCGCTAACAAAAGGTTTGGCGCCAAAGTAAGTGCTAAAGCTCCGCCACCAGCGGTTTTCAGAAACTGTTTCCTATTCATCAGTGGTATTTTTTTTATTTTTAAAGTTCAGGCGAACATCCGTGGGAACCGTTACTTCAGGATTTGCTTTAAATTTTTCCAGAAACAGGTCGCGTAATTTAATTCCGGTCGGAATCATTTCGCCTTTTTTGAAATACTCCATATTATCGCCGCCCAATGCAAGATAATCGGAAGTGGCGATGTAATAGGTTTTCGCGGGATCTACTTCTTTTCCGTTAATCAGCTGTTTTAAAATTTTATCGCCGTCAGTTTCAATGGTAATATGGGAAACCGGATTATTTTTCTGGGTTTTTAGGTAATAATCGAAAAGTCCCTGAAGGTCGGAACCTTTCATTTTCATAATCATGACTTCATTTTCAAAAGGCATCACTTCGTAAATCTGCCGCGTTACAATATCGCCTTTCGCAATCGTGGTCCGGATCCCGCCGATGTTGATCACCGCACCATCAATTCCACCCGGAATACCGTTATTTTTCGCCCAAACATCAGCACCTTCGAAAGTGTAATCTGCGAGAAGATTTCCTAAATTGCTGTTGTCACCGGATTTGGTAAGATCTACAGCGGTGTGAGAAAGTTTGGTATTCATTTTACCTTCAAGTTCCATTTTATATGGCTCGATGGTTTTCTTAAACGTCTGGTCTTCCGGAAGATTTTCCGCAATTGAAATATTTTTCTGGACATCAACTTTCGCAACGGCAAGCGGCGCACGGCAGGAAATCAGCGTTATGGCGACAAAGCCGGCCAGTAGAAATTTACTTTTCATAATCTAAATATAAGAGTTACAAATATAGAGATATGAATATAAAGTTATCGCAGCTTTTCTCTAAATCTCACCTAAAATTTTGTAATTTTGGAAGATTAATTCAATAAAAATGAGCAAATTAAAAGGTCTTGGTGTGGCGCTGGTAACACCGTTTAATGAAGATTTATCGGTTGATTTGGATTCACTGACAAAGTTGGTGGAATTCAACATCGAAAACGGCACCAATTATCTCGTGGTTTTGGGTACCACTGCCGAAGCTGCAACCCTTTCGGAACATGAGAAAAAAACGGTCATTGAGCACATTATAAAAGTGAACGATAAGCGCCTACCGCTTGTTCTAGGAATTGGCGGAAACAATACGCTCGAAGTAAAAAAACAGATTGAAGAAACAGATTTATCTGCTTTTGACGCAGTTCTTTCAGTCTCTCCATATTACAACAGACCAAATCAGGAAGGTCTTTATCAGCATTATAAAGCACTTGCGGAAACAGGTAAACAAATTATTATTTACAATGTTCCGTCGCGCACCGGGCAAAATGTGGAAGCCTCTACAACCGTGAGATTGGCAAAAGAATTCCCGAATCTTTTTATGATTAAAGAAGCTGCGCCGAGCATCAACCAATATTTTGATATTTTAAGACAAAAACCGGAGAATTTCAGTTTGGTTTCCGGCGATGATGAATATACACTTCCGGTAACTTTAGCAGGTGGCGATGGTGTAATTTCTGTGATTGGCCAAGCGTACCCGAAAGAATTTTCTACCATGGTTCAGCTGGCTTTTGACGGAAAAGTAAAAGAAGCTTACGAAATTCACAACAAACTCGTAGAAATCACCCGATTGATTTTTGCGGAAGGAAATCCGGCCGGAATCAAGACGATTTTAGCTGAAATGGGAATTTTGAAAAATTACGTTCGTTTGCCTTTGGTTGTGGCAAGTTCCGGACTTCAGGAAAAAATTAAAGCTGAAATGGCTCGGATTTAAATTACATTCCAAAATCAAAAAAAGCCTCTTTTAACGGGCTTTTTTTCGTTTTTATAACTTTGCTAAATGCTGCAAATATTCGGCTTTTTTCGCCAAATGTGTTCCAAACCACGAAAAAGCTTCGCCATCAACTAAAATGATTTTTTTCGAAGGGAATTCTGCTTGAAATTCTTCAACGTGCTTTTGCTTAAAAGGATACGGCTCCGTCGAAAGGAAAATATATTCCGCTTCCTGCAAATCGGAAAGAGCAATTTCGGGATATCTTGTTTGATCTGAAAAAATATTCTGGAAACCGATTATGCTTAAAACATCATGAATAAAAGTATCCGAACCTATCGTCATATACGGATTTTTCCAAATGAGATACGCCACTTTTTTCGGTGTTTCGACTTTAATTTCAGAAAAAATCCCGTCAATGCTTTCATTAAAATTCCGTGCTAAATCGGGTTTTTTTAGCAATTTGCCAAGCTCGGTAATAAACAGCGAATTGTCTTCTAAATTTTGAATATCGATGACCCAAACCTTATAATCTTTGCGGAGTTCTTCCACCTGAAGTTCTTCGTTTTCTTCTTTATTCGCAATAATTAATTCGGGGTTTAAAGCACGGATTTTTTCAATATTCAGATTTTTGGTGCCGCCAATAACTTCAACTTCCTTCCCCAAATTTTCCGGATGAATGCAGAATTTTGTACGACCCATAATTTCGTTTGAAGTCATTCCAAAATCAAAAAGTGTTTCGGTAATGCTCGGAACGAGCGAAATGACTTTCATGCTAAAGCAGCTTTCCGGCAAGGAAAAAACCTGCCACGGTGAAGTAAATAATCAGTCCGGTAACGTCCACAAGTGTAGCAACAAACGGTGCTGAAGATGTCGCAGGATCCAGCTTCAACCGTTTCAGCACAAATGGAATCATAGAACCTGATAAAGTTCCCCATAAAACAATCATAACTAAAGAAACAGAAATACTAAAGGCAATAAAAATCCAGTGTTCGCCATAATCGAAAAAGCCTACTTTCTGCCACATCATAATCCGGATAAAACCGATAATTCCAAGAATTCCACCGAGGCACAGTCCGGAAACAATTTCTTTGCGCATCACATACCACCAGTCTTTGAGCGTAATTTCCTGCAGCGCCATTGCGCGGATTATCAACGTTGCGGCTTGCGAACCGGAGTTGCCGCCACTGGAAATAATCAATGGAACAAAAAGCGCTAAAACCACTGCTTTTTCAATTTCATGTTCAAAATAGCCCATCGCAGAAGCGGTCAGCATTTCAGAGAAAAAGAGGATTACGAGCCAGGTTGCGCGTTTGCGAATCATTTCGGTCCACGACGTTTGCGTGTACGGCAAATCCAGCGCATCCACACCCCCGAATTTTTGAATGTCTTCAGTGTTCTGCGACTCAATTTGGTCTAAAATATCATCAATGGTTACAATGCCCACCAAAACGCCATTTTCAGTCACAATCGGCAAAGCAGAACGGTCATATTTTTCAAAATAAGGCACCGCATCTTCTTTTGAAGTAGTCGTCGTAATTGCAACAAAGTGGTTGTCAGTAATTTCGGAAATCAGCGTGTCTTCTTCCGCCAAAAGCAGCGAACCAATCATAATGTCGTCTATCAGGCGGTTTCGCTCATCAACCACATAAAGATGGTTCATGGTTTCCACTTTTTTACCGAGCTTCTTAATTTGCTGAAAACACCGTTTTACCGTCCATTCTTTTCGGATTTGAATATAATACGGCGTCATCAAACGTGCGATAGAATCGGCGTTGTACCCCAAAAGTTTTAGCGCGACGCGTCTTTCCTGCGGATTCAGGTGGTTGATGGAATATTTGATCAGTTCATCCGGAAAATCCTCAAAAAGCGCCGTCCGGTCATCTGGCGACATCGCATTCAGAATTTCCGAAACCTCATCACTGCCAATTCCGCGGATGGTTTCCTCCTGAAAGTCCGGATCGAGGTGCGAAAAAACATCCGCTTTGTACTCTTTCGGCACTTTCAAAAACGCAATCAGCCTTTCATCAGCGCGAAGTTCACTGAGTCTTTCGGCAATATCCTGCGGATTGAAAATAAGATCGTGCGTTTCCAAATATTCTTTATAAGCTGTGCAAAAGTAACCATTTTAAAAAAAGAGACGAAATTATTGGTTTTATGTTTTCCTTAAATCGAAAAATTGGCTGTATTTTCAGCATTTTTTTCAATTTCGTCCACAGAAAACATAGCAGTTCTTTCACTTGGTCAATTCAAAGATTTACAATTGAAAAATTTGCTGCTTTCGGACCATTTTTTTTGAAAATTCAAATGGAAAAATCTGGCGTTAATAAAACTCATTTTTTTCAAAATGTACAACAGAAAAATTGGCTGCATTTCGAGCATTTTTTGCTAATTTAAAAAAGAAAAAATCTGCCGATTTAGCACGGAATTTTTCGCCGCACTTTTAAACAATTTCTCGAAAAGCCGCTAAAAACCAAATTTAACTTTATTTTAAAACACTTTCAGAGCGCGATTTTGTAAATTTGTTTCTATGAGAACATTTGGTAGAAATCTGCTCACTCAAATTCAGCAAGCAACACTTCAGGGCGACGCGGCCCACGAAATTTATTCTCCGCCCTACCGCCCGCTTTTTACGTACGAAGAAATTTTAACCAAAAATCCGAAGTTTGCTGCCGTTAATATTTTGCTTTATTTAAAGGATAACGAATGGTATTTGCCGCTTATCGTACGCAGCGAAAATGAGCGCGACCGCCACAGCGGACAAATTTCTCTGCCCGGCGGAAAAAAAGAAGATTTCGATGCTGATTATGCCGCCACCGCAAAGCGCGAAACTTCCGAAGAAGTTGGAATTGATGAACATTATATCCGTATTATTCGTGAACTTTCACCAATTTATATCCCGCCGAGCAACTTTTACGTGAAAGCTTTTGTTTCTTACACCAAGAAAAATCCGGTTTTCACACTTCAGGAAAGTGAAGCCGTAGAGCTCATAGAATTTCCGGTTTCGACCATTTTAAGTTTGAAGGACACGCCTGAAATGATGGTTTTGCCCACCTCGCGAGGTGTAGAAGTTCCGGTGATTAATTTCAACGGCTATATCATTTGGGGCGCAACGTCGATGATCCTGAGTGAGTTTAGCCAATTATTGAAAAATTTGTAAATTCGCACCCTATGTTTATTAGATAATGGCGAAGAAAAATATTTTCACAGATGCTTTTGGCAATCTGTATTTCCTGAAACGGCTGATTATTTTTGTTTTGGGGATGGTTTCTTACCGAAGATTTAATGGTTTTAATAAACTGAAAATTTCCGGCACTGAAAATTTGGTTGATCTTCCCGACTCTAACGTGCTTTTCGTTTCTAATCACCAAACCTATTTTGCCGATGTTGCCGCGATGTATCACGCTTTTTGTGCGGTAAATAACGGATATTTGAATTCCATTAAAAATCCTATTTACCTGCTCAATCCAAAAGTAGATTTTTACTACGTTGCCGCTGAAGAAACCATGAACAAAGGTTTCATGACCAAACTCTTCAAACTCGCCGGCGCTGTAACAGTAAAAAGAACCTGGCGCGCGGAAGGGCAAAACGTAAACCGAATGGTGGATTTAACCGAAGTTGAAAATATCATGAAAGCGCTGGACAACGGCTGGGTAATCACTTTTCCGCAAGGCACCACTTCGGCTTTTGCACAAGGCAGAAAAGGAACCGCGAAACTGGTAAAAAACCAAAAACCCATTGTAATTCCCATAAAAATTAATGGTTTTCGCCGCGCTTTTGACAAAAAAGGCCTGCGTGTGAAAGTTACGGGCGTGAAACCGACAATGGTTTTTAAACCTGCTTTAGATATTGATTATGAAAGGGACGATGCACAAACGATTTTAAAGAAAATTATGATCGGCATCGAACAGACGGAAGATTTCAATGTGCTGCACGAATACGATGAAGAATTGAAAACTAAAAAAGCAGACGTAAAAATTTAAATAAAACTTATGAAAAACTTATTTTTTGTCCTTACCTTTTTATTTTTAACGGCATGTGCATCGCCAAACAAATATCGCGACTTCGATTACAGCTACGCGCGAAGCGGCGGTCTCTCCCCGATTTACGAAAATCTGCTGATTAAAGGTCATAAAGTGCATTACTCTTTCGAAGGCCAAAACCAAAAGGTGAAAAAAGATTTCCGCATCACCAGCCGCGAACTGCACCGAATTGAAAAAGCGCTGGAAGAAAATAAGTTCCGCACGATTCAGGAAGATTATAACAAGTTGTACGACAATATTTCCACGACCATCAACATAAAAAAAGGGGATAATTCCGCCAGCAAAAGCGACGCCTCGAACATTATGCCCAAAGACAAAGCGCGTTGGGACAGTGTGGTGGTGGTTTTCCACGACATTATTCAAAATAATGTAAAAAAATAGCGCGTTTAGCAAATGTTCACCAACTTCCACAACAAAACGCGTGTTCTTATTTTCAGTAAAAATGCCGTTTTAGCTCGATTTTTTTTACATATCCTAAATTTCCACGGAAAAGAATTCGACTTTATTTCCGCTG encodes the following:
- a CDS encoding bifunctional metallophosphatase/5'-nucleotidase — its product is MNRKQFLKTAGGGALALTLAPNLLLAENFDILKSASEYQLTILHTNDQHSRIEPFDSSYTRNPNQGGFARRAALIQKIRSEESNVLLLDSGDTFQGTPYFNFFGGELEFKLMSMMGYDASTMGNHDFDNGLAGFKKVRPVAKFPFICSNYDFSNTILDGETEKYKIFNKNGIKVGVFGVGIELAGLVGKKDYGETVYLNPIEIAQQYSEFLRNEKKCDLVICLSHLGYEYKDSPKVSDQVLAANTDGIDLILGGHTHTFLPEPQAFQNRKGKNVLVNQVGWAGLLLGKIDFYFDKNKAVKNISWQNQIIDDKIVV
- a CDS encoding 5'-nucleotidase C-terminal domain-containing protein, which encodes MKSKFLLAGFVAITLISCRAPLAVAKVDVQKNISIAENLPEDQTFKKTIEPYKMELEGKMNTKLSHTAVDLTKSGDNSNLGNLLADYTFEGADVWAKNNGIPGGIDGAVINIGGIRTTIAKGDIVTRQIYEVMPFENEVMIMKMKGSDLQGLFDYYLKTQKNNPVSHITIETDGDKILKQLINGKEVDPAKTYYIATSDYLALGGDNMEYFKKGEMIPTGIKLRDLFLEKFKANPEVTVPTDVRLNFKNKKNTTDE
- the dapA gene encoding 4-hydroxy-tetrahydrodipicolinate synthase; translation: MSKLKGLGVALVTPFNEDLSVDLDSLTKLVEFNIENGTNYLVVLGTTAEAATLSEHEKKTVIEHIIKVNDKRLPLVLGIGGNNTLEVKKQIEETDLSAFDAVLSVSPYYNRPNQEGLYQHYKALAETGKQIIIYNVPSRTGQNVEASTTVRLAKEFPNLFMIKEAAPSINQYFDILRQKPENFSLVSGDDEYTLPVTLAGGDGVISVIGQAYPKEFSTMVQLAFDGKVKEAYEIHNKLVEITRLIFAEGNPAGIKTILAEMGILKNYVRLPLVVASSGLQEKIKAEMARI
- a CDS encoding ABC transporter substrate-binding protein; the encoded protein is MKVISLVPSITETLFDFGMTSNEIMGRTKFCIHPENLGKEVEVIGGTKNLNIEKIRALNPELIIANKEENEELQVEELRKDYKVWVIDIQNLEDNSLFITELGKLLKKPDLARNFNESIDGIFSEIKVETPKKVAYLIWKNPYMTIGSDTFIHDVLSIIGFQNIFSDQTRYPEIALSDLQEAEYIFLSTEPYPFKQKHVEEFQAEFPSKKIILVDGEAFSWFGTHLAKKAEYLQHLAKL
- the mgtE gene encoding magnesium transporter, which translates into the protein METHDLIFNPQDIAERLSELRADERLIAFLKVPKEYKADVFSHLDPDFQEETIRGIGSDEVSEILNAMSPDDRTALFEDFPDELIKYSINHLNPQERRVALKLLGYNADSIARLMTPYYIQIRKEWTVKRCFQQIKKLGKKVETMNHLYVVDERNRLIDDIMIGSLLLAEEDTLISEITDNHFVAITTTTSKEDAVPYFEKYDRSALPIVTENGVLVGIVTIDDILDQIESQNTEDIQKFGGVDALDLPYTQTSWTEMIRKRATWLVILFFSEMLTASAMGYFEHEIEKAVVLALFVPLIISSGGNSGSQAATLIIRAMALQEITLKDWWYVMRKEIVSGLCLGGILGIIGFIRIMMWQKVGFFDYGEHWIFIAFSISVSLVMIVLWGTLSGSMIPFVLKRLKLDPATSSAPFVATLVDVTGLIIYFTVAGFFLAGKLL
- a CDS encoding NUDIX hydrolase, translated to MRTFGRNLLTQIQQATLQGDAAHEIYSPPYRPLFTYEEILTKNPKFAAVNILLYLKDNEWYLPLIVRSENERDRHSGQISLPGGKKEDFDADYAATAKRETSEEVGIDEHYIRIIRELSPIYIPPSNFYVKAFVSYTKKNPVFTLQESEAVELIEFPVSTILSLKDTPEMMVLPTSRGVEVPVINFNGYIIWGATSMILSEFSQLLKNL
- a CDS encoding lysophospholipid acyltransferase family protein; the protein is MAKKNIFTDAFGNLYFLKRLIIFVLGMVSYRRFNGFNKLKISGTENLVDLPDSNVLFVSNHQTYFADVAAMYHAFCAVNNGYLNSIKNPIYLLNPKVDFYYVAAEETMNKGFMTKLFKLAGAVTVKRTWRAEGQNVNRMVDLTEVENIMKALDNGWVITFPQGTTSAFAQGRKGTAKLVKNQKPIVIPIKINGFRRAFDKKGLRVKVTGVKPTMVFKPALDIDYERDDAQTILKKIMIGIEQTEDFNVLHEYDEELKTKKADVKI